Proteins encoded within one genomic window of Gigantopelta aegis isolate Gae_Host chromosome 2, Gae_host_genome, whole genome shotgun sequence:
- the LOC121379800 gene encoding eukaryotic translation initiation factor 3 subunit J-A-like isoform X1: MSDSWDSEEFVTPKKVVAVTDKWAGEDADDDVKDDWEQNDGNKEEEKGKEKEKTGGAYQRPKKKPLAERIAGKETKKKQMQEEVVVTEMSKKEMTPAERHSEKMRLRKVQEEADLRLAREAFGITDKKVSDSGIDSMFPSTEEEFVAFENALKTKITEFESSKFYASFLEKLFTDLTLGLQVEDCKKIGSVINSIHHEKEKQKKELEKKKKKKSKMSVNVERKDDFDFGVGGDYNAYEDDGDI; this comes from the exons ATGTCTGACAGTTGGG ATTCAGAAGAGTTTGTGACTCCCAAAAAGGTTGTCGCAGTCACGGATAAATGGGCTGGCGAAGATGCAGACGATGATGTCaaa GATGATTGGGAACAAAATGATGgcaacaaagaagaagaaaaaggaaaggaaaaagaaaaaacgg GAGGTGCATACCAGCGTCCAAAGAAAAAACCTTTAGCTGAACGAATAGCGGGAAAAGAAACCAAGAAGAAGCAGATGCAAGAAGAAGTAGTTGTCACA GAAATGTCAAAGAAAGAGATGACCCCTGCAGAGAGACACTCGGAGAAGATGAGGTTACGGAAGGTTCAAGAAGAAGCCGACTTGAGGCTCGCAAGAGAAGCGTTCG GTATTACTGATAAAAAGGTTTCCGACTCTGGTATCGATTCAATGTTTCCAAGTACAGAAGAGGAATTTGTAGCATTTGAGAATGCACTCAAGACAAAAATAACAGAATTTGAA agtAGTAAATTTTACGCCTCCTTCTTAGAAAAGTTGTTTACAGATTTGACGTTAGGGT TGCAAGTTGAAGACTGTAAAAAGATAGGTTCTGTAATAAACAGTATACACCATGAAAAAGAGAAGCAGAAAAAA GAAttagagaagaagaagaagaagaaaagtaaaatgtctgTGAACGTTGAGAGAAAGGATGATTTTGATTTCGGTGTGGGTGGAGACTATAACGCATACGAAGACGACGGAGATATATAA
- the LOC121379800 gene encoding eukaryotic translation initiation factor 3 subunit J-A-like isoform X2 — translation MSDSWDSEEFVTPKKVVAVTDKWAGEDADDDVKDDWEQNDGNKEEEKGKEKEKTGGAYQRPKKKPLAERIAGKETKKKQMQEEEMSKKEMTPAERHSEKMRLRKVQEEADLRLAREAFGITDKKVSDSGIDSMFPSTEEEFVAFENALKTKITEFESSKFYASFLEKLFTDLTLGLQVEDCKKIGSVINSIHHEKEKQKKELEKKKKKKSKMSVNVERKDDFDFGVGGDYNAYEDDGDI, via the exons ATGTCTGACAGTTGGG ATTCAGAAGAGTTTGTGACTCCCAAAAAGGTTGTCGCAGTCACGGATAAATGGGCTGGCGAAGATGCAGACGATGATGTCaaa GATGATTGGGAACAAAATGATGgcaacaaagaagaagaaaaaggaaaggaaaaagaaaaaacgg GAGGTGCATACCAGCGTCCAAAGAAAAAACCTTTAGCTGAACGAATAGCGGGAAAAGAAACCAAGAAGAAGCAGATGCAAGAAGAA GAAATGTCAAAGAAAGAGATGACCCCTGCAGAGAGACACTCGGAGAAGATGAGGTTACGGAAGGTTCAAGAAGAAGCCGACTTGAGGCTCGCAAGAGAAGCGTTCG GTATTACTGATAAAAAGGTTTCCGACTCTGGTATCGATTCAATGTTTCCAAGTACAGAAGAGGAATTTGTAGCATTTGAGAATGCACTCAAGACAAAAATAACAGAATTTGAA agtAGTAAATTTTACGCCTCCTTCTTAGAAAAGTTGTTTACAGATTTGACGTTAGGGT TGCAAGTTGAAGACTGTAAAAAGATAGGTTCTGTAATAAACAGTATACACCATGAAAAAGAGAAGCAGAAAAAA GAAttagagaagaagaagaagaagaaaagtaaaatgtctgTGAACGTTGAGAGAAAGGATGATTTTGATTTCGGTGTGGGTGGAGACTATAACGCATACGAAGACGACGGAGATATATAA
- the LOC121379817 gene encoding protein FAM221B-like — translation MKRNTPTASQGAKPKAAASGSTGTGRGRGKATSSSGKDAGSKALVPRLPRDMAPIKMNKTKEGLLVPEGYTMRKIEPAKNYDVVSFARAMNPDFAPRLKKLFDPETEAAVEAQKTGIYIGWRCPEFKHDCQRLNKMSKCFCGHLLGEHDKYTGHSVRVPCKQGSCGCKAFAWVPSRPEDIGEFWFQRRRGFDVTTWRCKCKCKHTHEEHDPNYRRCKVSGCSCGAFFSNFLCAACDKHWEEHETFFETEQMRAEKGLPVGEMYIPFAEMPNLRNIVLTGEEQDDRVYKALTQGEGSIPRTSRPQGNDTPVSYGGGHSSTSGFKPVYD, via the exons ATGAAGAGAAACACGCCCACTGCATCACAAGGAGCCAAACCAAAG GCTGCGGCGTCGGGATCTACTGGCACAGGACGTGGGAGAGGTAAAGCGACTTCCTCATCAGGTAAAGATGCTGGCAGCAAGGCTCTTGTTCCGAGACTTCCACGAGACATGGCGCCAATCAAAATGAACAAGACGAAGGAAGGCTTGCTGGTCCCGGAAG GTTACACAATGAGGAAGATTGAACCAGCCAAGAATTATGACGTCGTCTCGTTTGCTCGGGCAATGAACCCTGATTTTGCTCCAAGGCTGAAAAAACTCTTTGATCCCGAAACTGAAGCTGCAGTAGAGGCTCAGAAGACTG GTATTTATATTGGCTGGCGGTGTCCAGAATTCAAACATGACTGCCAGAGATtgaacaaaatgtcaaaatgtttctgTGGACATCTGCTTGGGGAACATGACAAATACACAG GCCACAGTGTTCGTGTCCCATGCAAACAGGGTTCGTGTGGGTGTAAGGCGTTTGCGTGGGTTCCGTCGCGCCCCGAGGACATCGGTGAATTCTGGTTTCAACGACGGCGAGGCTTCGACGTGACTACCTGGAGGtgcaaatgtaaatgtaaacacaCTCATGAGGAGCACGACCCCAACTACCGCAGATGTAAAGTGTCAG GTTGTTCCTGTGGTGCGTTCTTCTCCAACTTCCTTTGTGCTGCATGCGACAAACACTGGGAGGAGCACGAAACATTTTTTGAAACAGAACAGATGAGAGCGGAGAAAGGTCTTCCAGTTG GTGAGATGTACATTCCGTTTGCCGAGATGCCGAACCTGCGGAATATTGTGCTGACAGGAGAAGAACAAGATGATCGTGTCTACAAAGCCCTGACACAGGGCGAGGGCTCGATCCCACGCACCTCGAGACCTCAAGGCAACGACACTCCAGTCAGCTACGGTGGTGGTCACAGCTCTACAAGCGGATTTAAACCAGTCTATGACTGA
- the LOC121379828 gene encoding tigger transposable element-derived protein 4-like — protein MSKEVTEDMELPVTCNKSQLHGNGDPETKLETQENEQNKLTTDTSPNSRSENYHEQIVVSAGSMQMQLVDTPDSEVTETELRNDDLMSTQFVSTAGSEKSYPNHAGIFSAKSNSTVSVTQGQAVALKGRPPIIKNAEIPSVGESHVSHDNDVILEQFALTGNKIENFLMSASSYETSTARSLQLTSQMCSLPRQMKIRTDLSLSDKVRLIQVSEKTGKSQRSLAAEFGISLGSVNNILRRKREYIEAFERNEVSGSIKSFRRVSWPSCSRTRSPAPKVNETDSLNRLMYKWVETAKKKNVILSSTLLQDKASEFASKLGISSFTPTNSWVNTLKNQFNLCFENDNDSTGKLYTTWTKMLPYLIQGYEPQNVFTCGETTLIYRGLPDKCLVEGGMCMGTHHRTESSNHSVTLLLCCSAVGEKIKPLVIGKSGMRNSFQNVAPGNLPVVWKHQDKACMTSSLFTEWLKDLDRCMEQQNRHIALFMDMAPGHLSNLLLRNVRLQFYLDNSSSYLQPLQQGILTSFKAHYRKRFLQAVLAWAECCDSSPHVVNNVTELDVVFWIKHAWNSVKKGLVINCFDAVGFPTPPPLVEEDANDGLSLQLSELVEECGQAFKFTPMHAKMYVEFDSQIPCHVHETELWEQQLLAEAMTGSITIKSEPIEEDFQYGGRGRLLPLDGQSSQTEGTVVTRPISQSEALESLNKLKTFAASDPSLLETLYATEEEMLDSISSHRQQARCRAMNNLFPLNVYQHGIL, from the coding sequence ATGTCCAAAGAGGTCACTGAAGACATGGAACTGCCTGTCACTTGTAATAAGTCTCAGTTACATGGAAACGGAGATCCTGAAACGAAATTAGAAACACAAGAAAATGAACAGAACAAACTAACCACTGACACTTCACCAAATTCGAGAAGTGAAAATTACCATGAACAAATCGTCGTTTCAGCTGGAAGCATGCAGATGCAGTTGGTAGATACTCCAGACAGTGAAGTTACAGAAACAGAGTTACGAAATGACGATTTAATGTCTACACAGTTTGTTTCTACAGCTGGAAGTGAAAAATCTTATCCTAATCATGCAGGTATTTTTTCTGCAAAATCAAATTCTACTGTTAGTGTTACACAAGGACAAGCTGTTGCTCTCAAAGGGAGACCACCCATAATTAAAAATGCTGAGATTCCAAGTGTGGGTGAAAGCCACGTCTCGCACGATAATGATGTTATACTGGAACAGTTTGCTCTGACTGGTAACAAAATTGAGAACTTTCTGATGTCGGCATCATCGTATGAGACATCGACGGCGAGGTCGTTACAGCTGACCTCACAAATGTGCAGTCTTCCGCGGCAGATGAAGATCCGTACCGACCTGTCCCTCAGCGACAAGGTCAGGTTGATTCAAGTCTCCGAGAAGACTGGAAAAAGTCAGCGAAGCCTGGCTGCCGAGTTCGGCATTTCTCTCGGATCGGTGAACAACATTCTCCGGCGAAAGAGAGAATACATCGAAGCCTTTGAGAGGAACGAAGTCTCAGGTAGCATAAAGAGTTTCCGTCGGGTATCGTGGCCGTCTTGTTCCAGGACGAGATCCCCGGCGCCAAAGGTGAACGAGACTGACAGTCTGAACCGGCTGATGTACAAGTGGGTGGAGACGGCAAAGAAGAAGAATGTCATCTTGTCCAGCACACTGCTGCAGGATAAAGCTAGCGAGTTCGCATCCAAACTGGGCATCAGCAGCTTCACCCCAACCAACTCGTGGGTCAACACCCTGAAGAACCAGTTCAATCTGTGTTTCGAAAATGACAATGATTCGACGGGGAAGTTGTACACCACCTGGACCAAGATGCTACCCTACCTGATCCAGGGTTACGAACCGCAGAACGTGTTCACCTGCGGGGAGACAACGCTGATCTACAGAGGGCTGCCGGATAAGTGTCTCGTCGAGGGTGGGATGTGCATGGGAACTCACCACAGAACTGAATCGTCCAATCACTCGGTTACCTTGCTGCTCTGCTGCAGTGCAGTTGGCGAAAAAATCAAACCACTGGTCATAGGAAAGAGCGGTATGCGAAACTCGTTTCAGAACGTTGCACCTGGCAACCTGCCCGTCGTTTGGAAGCACCAGGACAAGGCCTGCATGACGTCCAGCCTGTTCACAGAGTGGCTGAAGGATCTGGACCGATGCATGGAGCAGCAGAATCGACACATCGCCTTGTTCATGGACATGGCTCCCGGTCATCTCTCCAACCTCCTGCTGAGGAACGTCCGGCTCCAGTTCTACCTGGACAACTCGTCCTCCTACCTGCAGCCGCTCCAACAGGGCATCCTCACGTCATTCAAGGCACACTACCGCAAGCGTTTCCTCCAGGCGGTCCTCGCTTGGGCCGAGTGCTGCGACAGCAGTCCACACGTGGTGAACAACGTCACCGAGCTGGACGTGGTCTTCTGGATCAAACACGCGTGGAACAGCGTCAAGAAGGGCCTGGTCATCAACTGTTTTGACGCTGTCGGTTTCCCCACTCCTCCACCACTTGTGGAAGAAGACGCCAATGACGGCCTGTCACTGCAGCTGTCGGAGTTGGTGGAGGAGTGCGGACAGGCGTTCAAGTTCACCCCCATGCACGCAAAGATGTATGTGGAGTTTGACTCGCAGATTCCCTGTCACGTCCACGAGACAGAACTGTGGGAGCAACAGCTGCTGGCTGAAGCCATGACTGGCAGCATCACAATCAAATCTGAACCCATAGAAGAGGATTTCCAATATGGTGGCAGAGGCAGACTGCTCCCATTGGATGGTCAGTCCAGTCAGACGGAAGGAACGGTGGTCACTAGGCCCATCAGTCAAAGTGAGGCTTTGGAGTCTCTGAATAAACTAAAGACATTTGCAGCTAGTGATCCCAGTTTGCTGGAGACGTTGTACGCCACAGAAGAGGAGATGTTGGATTCGATTAGCAGTCATCGGCAGCAAGCACGCTGTCGAGCCATGAATAATCTCTTTCCGTTAAATGTTTACCAGCATGGCATCTTGTGA